A genomic stretch from Skermanella mucosa includes:
- a CDS encoding NAD(P)H-dependent oxidoreductase subunit E, which yields MDTAIPNEPNNGHPNQKHPGAGRRKTRGQPRGRQVDLIALAEVQDLLGDRPRRPDLLIEHLHLLQDRYHALHARHLVALAQEMRLALVEVYEVASFYAHFDIVFDGEEAPPPLTIRVCDSLTCELKGAAKLLEALPDAVGPNVRVVRAPCMGACHNAPAVALGHALHEHATVENVKQALDAGHTHPHVPDYHGFDDYRAGGGYKLLEECLDGTRDLESILTTLEGSSLRGLGGAGFPTGRKWRFVRAEPGPRLMAINGDEGEPGTFKDRHYLETDPNRFLEGMLIGAWAVEATDVYIYLRDEYPQCREILDREIAKVEQAGLSRHTKIHMRRGAGAYICGEESAMLESIEGKRGLPRHKPPFPSQVGLFGQPTLINNIETVFWVRDIVEKGPEWWSGHGRNGRKGLRSYSVSGHVKEPGVKLAPAGVTITELIDEFCGGMEDGHTFKGYLPGGASGGILPASMGDIPLDFGTLEQHGCFIGSAAVVVLSDKDDMKAVGLNLMKFFEDESCGQCTPCRAGTEKAVKLLERPRWDQPLLGELAKVMTSASICGLGQAAMNPIKQIMKHFPEDLT from the coding sequence ATGGACACGGCCATTCCCAACGAACCCAACAACGGGCACCCCAACCAGAAGCACCCAGGTGCGGGGCGCCGCAAGACCCGTGGGCAACCGAGGGGGCGCCAGGTTGACCTGATCGCGCTGGCCGAGGTCCAGGACCTGCTGGGCGACCGTCCCCGCCGGCCGGACCTGCTGATCGAGCATCTGCACCTCCTCCAGGACCGCTACCACGCCCTGCACGCGCGCCACCTGGTGGCGCTGGCGCAGGAGATGCGGCTGGCCCTGGTCGAGGTGTACGAGGTCGCCAGCTTCTACGCCCATTTCGACATCGTGTTCGACGGGGAGGAAGCTCCGCCGCCGCTCACGATCCGGGTGTGCGACAGCCTGACCTGCGAGCTGAAGGGTGCCGCCAAGCTGCTCGAAGCCCTGCCGGACGCCGTCGGCCCCAATGTCCGCGTCGTCCGCGCGCCCTGCATGGGCGCCTGCCACAACGCCCCCGCGGTGGCGCTCGGCCATGCCCTGCACGAACACGCCACGGTGGAGAACGTCAAACAGGCGCTCGACGCCGGCCACACCCACCCCCACGTCCCCGACTATCACGGGTTCGACGACTACCGCGCCGGCGGCGGCTACAAGCTGCTGGAGGAGTGCCTGGACGGCACCCGCGACCTGGAATCGATCCTGACCACCCTCGAAGGCTCCAGCCTGCGCGGCCTGGGCGGCGCCGGCTTCCCGACCGGGCGCAAGTGGCGCTTCGTCCGGGCCGAGCCGGGGCCGCGCCTGATGGCGATCAACGGCGACGAGGGCGAGCCCGGCACCTTCAAGGACCGCCACTACCTGGAGACCGACCCCAACCGTTTCCTGGAAGGGATGCTGATCGGCGCCTGGGCGGTGGAGGCGACCGACGTCTACATCTATCTGCGCGACGAATACCCCCAGTGCCGCGAGATCCTGGACCGCGAGATCGCCAAGGTCGAGCAGGCGGGCCTCAGCCGGCACACGAAGATCCACATGCGGCGCGGCGCCGGCGCCTATATCTGCGGCGAGGAATCGGCGATGCTGGAAAGCATCGAGGGCAAGCGCGGCCTGCCGCGCCACAAGCCGCCGTTCCCGTCCCAGGTCGGCCTGTTCGGCCAGCCGACGCTGATCAACAACATCGAGACCGTCTTCTGGGTCCGCGACATCGTCGAGAAGGGCCCGGAATGGTGGTCCGGCCACGGCCGCAACGGCCGCAAGGGCCTGCGCAGCTACTCCGTCTCCGGCCACGTGAAGGAGCCCGGCGTCAAGCTGGCCCCCGCCGGCGTCACCATCACTGAACTCATCGACGAGTTTTGCGGCGGCATGGAGGACGGCCATACCTTCAAGGGCTACCTGCCCGGCGGCGCCTCCGGCGGGATCCTGCCCGCCAGCATGGGCGACATCCCGCTGGATTTCGGCACCCTTGAGCAGCACGGCTGCTTCATCGGCTCCGCCGCCGTGGTCGTGCTGTCCGACAAGGACGACATGAAGGCGGTCGGCCTGAACCTGATGAAGTTCTTCGAGGACGAGAGCTGCGGCCAGTGCACCCCCTGCCGCGCCGGCACCGAGAAGGCCGTCAAGCTGCTGGAGCGTCCCCGCTGGGACCAGCCGCTGCTGGGCGAGCTGGCGAAGGTCATGACCTCGGCCTCGATCTGCGGCCTGGGCCAGGCGGCCATGAACCCCATCAAACAGATCATGAAGCATTTCCCGGAGGACCTGACATGA